A single Cryomorphaceae bacterium DNA region contains:
- a CDS encoding serine hydrolase: MRSIFLCLLTLCALTSLGQSNLPSAEPESKGFSSEKLAELANHLETSGSHAMMILVDGEVIFDWGATDQKLLIHSIRKSMLNSLYGMAVAEGKIDTSATLADLDLHDIAPDLTDAERTARVADLLRSRSGVYHDAAAVHGGMLRDRPERGTYGPGEHYYYNNWDFNALGYIIEEAYGTSLFDLYTERVARPLGMQDYEGQWTRIDGEADSLIIPDTDAFYQLEQSRSNFPAYHFRMSARDMALYGLLYLNYGEWNGEQIVPRSWIDASTQPYSIYSPKYGSAYGMLWRVRVPGAETIRNSFFHTGLGVHMLGVYPDLNMVIVHRVNTEVETDYSEGSFYRMIAYVFNSRITD; this comes from the coding sequence ATGCGCTCCATTTTCCTTTGTCTACTTACCCTCTGCGCATTAACTTCTCTAGGGCAATCCAATCTTCCTTCAGCTGAGCCAGAATCCAAGGGATTTTCCAGTGAAAAACTCGCCGAATTGGCGAATCACCTCGAAACCTCTGGATCCCACGCTATGATGATCTTGGTGGACGGTGAAGTCATCTTTGATTGGGGTGCTACGGATCAAAAACTCCTGATCCACTCCATTCGAAAATCGATGCTGAACTCGCTCTATGGAATGGCCGTAGCTGAAGGAAAAATCGACACCTCCGCGACTCTGGCGGATCTCGACCTGCACGATATTGCTCCTGATTTGACCGATGCCGAGCGCACTGCACGCGTGGCTGATTTATTGCGCTCGCGTTCCGGTGTCTATCACGATGCGGCAGCCGTCCATGGCGGCATGTTGCGCGACCGGCCCGAACGCGGCACCTACGGCCCTGGAGAGCACTATTACTACAACAATTGGGACTTCAATGCCCTGGGCTATATCATTGAAGAGGCCTACGGGACTTCACTCTTCGACTTGTATACAGAGCGGGTGGCTCGACCCTTAGGCATGCAGGATTATGAAGGACAGTGGACGCGGATTGACGGAGAGGCGGATTCCTTGATAATTCCCGATACCGATGCCTTCTACCAGCTCGAGCAGAGCCGCTCAAATTTTCCGGCCTACCACTTTCGCATGTCGGCCCGAGACATGGCGCTCTACGGCCTACTCTACCTGAACTACGGGGAGTGGAATGGAGAACAAATTGTTCCGCGATCTTGGATTGATGCGAGCACACAACCCTACTCCATTTACAGCCCCAAGTACGGAAGTGCCTACGGCATGCTCTGGCGCGTTCGGGTGCCCGGAGCCGAGACGATTAGAAACTCATTCTTCCACACAGGACTTGGCGTTCACATGCTCGGGGTCTATCCCGACTTGAACATGGTCATTGTGCACCGCGTCAATACGGAAGTCGAAACGGACTACAGCGAAGGCAGTTTCTACCGAATGATCGCCTACGTCTTCAATTCGCGAATAACGGACTAA
- a CDS encoding MFS transporter — translation MRVLPVIVLAQFCCTSLWFAGNAVMGDLVRTFGISPQELGTLTSSVQFGFILGTLCFAILSIADRFSPSRVFFLCALAGALTNLGMLWPENTLQSLIGFRFLTGFCLAGIYPVGMKIAADYFREGLGKSLGFLVGALVLGTAFPHLLKSLSATFPWSYVVYGTSFLAISGGTMILFSVPDGPYRKAASAVQLSAFLQVFRKPTFRSAAFGYFGHMWELYAFWAFVPVLLKTYQIRHNVSFSISAWSFGIIAIGGVACALGGYLSQRHGPQRVVALSLGLSGICCFLIPFVLLQPSTPLFLGFLLLWGMAVIADSPLFSTLVAQRAPGEIKGTALTIVNSIGFAVTIVSIQTLSMLLTRWDMPYVYWILACGPIFGLWSLQYPRQKSNLEQGEMKKL, via the coding sequence ATGCGCGTTCTTCCGGTCATTGTCTTGGCTCAATTCTGCTGTACTTCCCTTTGGTTCGCCGGAAACGCCGTTATGGGAGACCTCGTCCGGACCTTTGGCATCAGCCCCCAGGAGCTTGGGACCTTGACCTCGTCCGTTCAATTCGGATTCATCCTGGGCACCCTCTGCTTTGCCATTCTATCCATTGCGGATCGATTCTCCCCCTCACGTGTCTTTTTCCTTTGTGCCTTGGCCGGAGCACTGACCAACCTCGGCATGCTCTGGCCGGAAAACACCCTTCAGTCCCTTATCGGCTTTCGATTTCTGACCGGCTTTTGTCTGGCCGGCATCTATCCCGTCGGCATGAAAATCGCCGCAGATTATTTCCGTGAAGGACTGGGCAAGTCCCTCGGTTTCTTGGTCGGCGCATTAGTGCTCGGCACCGCCTTTCCTCATCTTTTAAAGAGCCTATCCGCCACCTTTCCCTGGAGCTACGTTGTATATGGCACATCCTTTCTCGCCATCTCAGGTGGAACCATGATCCTTTTCAGCGTGCCCGATGGGCCTTACCGGAAAGCAGCCTCCGCCGTTCAGCTATCGGCCTTTCTTCAAGTCTTTCGCAAACCGACTTTTCGCTCCGCAGCTTTCGGCTATTTCGGTCACATGTGGGAATTGTACGCCTTTTGGGCCTTTGTACCGGTCCTGCTCAAGACGTATCAAATTCGGCACAATGTATCGTTTAGTATTTCAGCCTGGTCTTTCGGCATCATCGCCATCGGCGGAGTCGCCTGTGCTCTGGGCGGGTACTTAAGTCAAAGACATGGTCCACAACGCGTGGTGGCCTTAAGTCTTGGACTATCGGGAATCTGCTGTTTCCTTATCCCCTTTGTACTCCTTCAACCCTCAACCCCTCTATTTCTGGGCTTCCTTTTGCTCTGGGGTATGGCCGTTATTGCAGACTCCCCCCTATTTTCAACGCTCGTGGCTCAAAGGGCTCCTGGGGAAATCAAGGGCACCGCTTTGACCATTGTCAACAGCATAGGATTTGCCGTGACTATTGTGAGCATTCAAACCTTGAGCATGCTGCTCACCCGCTGGGACATGCCCTATGTTTACTGGATTTTGGCCTGCGGCCCGATATTCGGTTTGTGGTCCCTCCAATATCCCAGACAAAAGTCGAACTTGGAGCAAGGCGAAATGAAAAAGCTATGA
- a CDS encoding cupin domain-containing protein — MDNFQYIPQGHGENYNYSQDHCFVKLSSRETNGELCFVEDTLKPGFYLGRHHHKIMTEVFYIIEGEVHLIFDDETVIMKPGDTITVPPNVWHAARCEAGGKMLTIFKNGQFDVYLERLSQLSDADFADEAKMAAVSAEFDIYES; from the coding sequence ATGGACAACTTTCAATACATTCCTCAGGGACACGGCGAGAACTACAACTACAGCCAAGACCATTGCTTTGTGAAGCTCAGCTCCCGAGAGACCAATGGGGAGCTCTGTTTTGTTGAAGACACGCTAAAACCTGGATTCTACTTGGGTCGTCATCACCACAAAATCATGACCGAAGTGTTTTACATCATTGAAGGAGAAGTCCACTTAATCTTCGACGATGAAACAGTCATCATGAAACCTGGGGATACCATTACCGTTCCACCGAACGTATGGCACGCTGCACGTTGTGAAGCCGGTGGAAAGATGTTGACCATTTTCAAGAATGGGCAGTTCGATGTCTACCTGGAGCGCTTGTCGCAGCTGTCCGATGCCGACTTTGCAGACGAGGCAAAAATGGCAGCTGTCTCGGCAGAGTTCGATATTTACGAATCATAA
- a CDS encoding Crp/Fnr family transcriptional regulator, translating to MTGAERLRQYIEKFSELTTEEVDEFVGAFEEVRVKKRQFLVQPNFTATHRHYVVDGAFRAYVVGEKGTDHTISFAIDDWWITDYNSYIFQRPATMFVVALEDSVIMRLSFAQEQQLKKGRHNFETAFRKMAERGLAFYQRRIISNLTMNAEERYDHFLQTYPEIVQRVPQYAMASYLGMTTEFLSKIRNHKVKRKS from the coding sequence ATGACTGGAGCAGAGCGACTCAGGCAGTACATCGAAAAGTTCAGTGAGTTGACGACTGAAGAAGTGGACGAGTTTGTCGGAGCCTTTGAAGAGGTGCGCGTGAAAAAGCGTCAATTTTTGGTTCAGCCAAATTTTACAGCTACCCACCGACACTACGTTGTAGACGGAGCTTTTCGCGCTTACGTGGTTGGCGAAAAAGGGACCGATCACACCATATCTTTTGCCATTGACGATTGGTGGATTACGGACTACAACAGCTATATTTTTCAAAGGCCGGCCACTATGTTTGTGGTGGCCCTGGAAGATTCGGTGATCATGCGCTTGAGCTTTGCCCAAGAGCAACAGCTTAAGAAAGGAAGGCACAACTTTGAAACGGCCTTTCGTAAAATGGCGGAAAGAGGATTGGCGTTTTATCAAAGACGGATCATTTCGAACCTTACCATGAATGCAGAAGAACGCTACGACCACTTTCTTCAGACCTATCCGGAAATTGTCCAACGTGTACCTCAGTATGCAATGGCCTCCTATTTGGGTATGACCACTGAATTCCTTTCAAAGATTCGCAACCATAAGGTCAAGCGCAAAAGTTGA
- a CDS encoding carboxymuconolactone decarboxylase family protein, producing MNATTEHTFTVPTREEVSENNQLIFDNLQKGLGFVPNLYAYYAKNNTALGDYLALQNRKSTLRAKEREIVNLVTSQVNGCRYCQSAHTALGKMNGFTEEQILELRSGTASFDAKFDALAKFTASVVKNRGRASEIAVDQFFAAGYTEANLIDVIIVVGDKTISNYIHNLTQFDIDFPLAAEL from the coding sequence ATGAATGCAACTACAGAACACACTTTTACCGTGCCCACTCGTGAAGAAGTGTCCGAGAATAACCAATTGATTTTCGACAATCTTCAAAAAGGACTGGGTTTTGTTCCGAACCTCTATGCCTATTACGCCAAGAACAATACGGCGCTCGGGGATTATTTAGCCCTTCAAAACCGCAAAAGTACCTTGCGTGCTAAAGAGCGTGAAATCGTAAACCTCGTTACCAGTCAGGTTAATGGATGCCGATATTGCCAATCAGCACATACAGCACTGGGAAAAATGAATGGGTTCACTGAAGAGCAAATCCTAGAACTTCGGTCCGGGACTGCGAGCTTCGACGCCAAGTTTGATGCCTTGGCCAAATTCACAGCCTCCGTGGTTAAAAATCGCGGTCGCGCTTCGGAAATAGCGGTTGATCAATTCTTTGCAGCCGGATATACGGAAGCAAATCTCATCGACGTAATCATCGTTGTTGGAGATAAAACCATCAGCAACTACATTCATAATCTCACTCAATTCGACATCGACTTTCCTTTGGCCGCCGAATTGTGA
- a CDS encoding SDR family oxidoreductase — MKTALVTGARKGLGFEWCRQLGQKGYRIALTARRKEQAKEAAEILANEGIDVLPYGVDVTSEKELQELARQVQEDFGHLDVLINNAGINSKSRAGEDRELLLKNVALDQLAKEELLNMLDVNALSPILVGRALRPLLARSKEAKVIQIGSWLGSISIKRNGGNYSYAVSKSALNMMNRAFAFDVIEDGIVSVVVNPGWVQTDMGGQKATFTPKESVTSVIEHVLERVGDQDAGEFFNFDGEIHPW; from the coding sequence ATGAAGACAGCATTGGTGACTGGAGCAAGGAAGGGATTGGGGTTTGAATGGTGTCGTCAACTCGGCCAAAAAGGCTATCGGATTGCCTTAACTGCACGTAGAAAGGAACAGGCTAAAGAAGCTGCTGAGATCCTAGCGAATGAAGGTATTGACGTCTTGCCCTATGGTGTTGATGTGACAAGTGAAAAAGAGCTCCAAGAATTGGCCCGTCAAGTCCAAGAGGACTTTGGACATCTGGATGTATTGATCAATAACGCGGGTATTAATTCGAAATCTCGAGCCGGTGAAGATCGAGAGTTGTTGCTCAAGAACGTCGCCTTGGATCAACTAGCAAAGGAAGAATTATTGAATATGCTGGATGTAAACGCCCTCTCTCCAATATTGGTTGGACGCGCCCTAAGGCCTTTGCTAGCCCGATCTAAAGAAGCAAAAGTGATTCAAATTGGATCTTGGTTGGGGTCCATTTCCATCAAGAGAAATGGTGGGAACTATAGCTACGCCGTCAGCAAATCCGCTTTGAATATGATGAACCGGGCTTTCGCTTTTGATGTGATTGAAGACGGTATTGTCTCCGTCGTGGTTAATCCCGGATGGGTTCAGACGGATATGGGTGGTCAAAAAGCAACCTTTACTCCTAAAGAATCCGTGACTTCCGTTATTGAGCATGTCCTGGAACGAGTAGGGGACCAGGACGCGGGCGAGTTCTTCAACTTTGATGGCGAAATCCATCCCTGGTAA
- a CDS encoding NAD(P)-binding domain-containing protein, with protein MNIAIIGTGNVGGALAYKWAKAGHHIHLGLRSRESFKRKHLLQLSEVQAHSIKEAVAVSEVVLIATPATTVESVAKGLGDTNGKVLIDAMNIVRGNGPEGFQNTADALKHYTEGAEVVKCFNTTGFNNMLNPLYGDQKLDAFVAGDSQRGKDLASQLALDAGFAACYDIGGDANFSMMEQFARFWINLAMVQGHGREIGFKLLKREE; from the coding sequence ATGAATATTGCCATAATTGGGACGGGAAATGTTGGAGGGGCGCTTGCCTATAAATGGGCTAAGGCCGGGCACCATATTCACCTAGGATTGCGCTCAAGGGAGTCATTTAAAAGAAAGCACTTGCTCCAATTGAGCGAGGTTCAGGCGCATTCGATTAAGGAGGCCGTTGCTGTTTCAGAAGTTGTGCTTATTGCAACTCCGGCTACAACTGTAGAATCTGTAGCCAAGGGGTTGGGAGACACCAACGGAAAGGTTTTAATCGATGCGATGAATATTGTCCGGGGAAATGGGCCTGAGGGATTTCAAAATACGGCCGATGCACTCAAACACTATACGGAAGGAGCGGAGGTAGTTAAGTGCTTCAACACAACGGGTTTCAACAATATGCTCAACCCCTTGTACGGCGATCAAAAGCTTGACGCCTTTGTGGCTGGTGATAGCCAAAGGGGGAAAGACCTGGCTTCGCAATTGGCTTTAGATGCAGGTTTCGCTGCTTGCTATGATATTGGCGGAGATGCGAATTTCAGTATGATGGAACAGTTCGCACGATTCTGGATCAACTTGGCGATGGTCCAAGGTCATGGACGGGAAATTGGATTTAAACTATTGAAGCGAGAAGAATGA
- a CDS encoding type 1 glutamine amidotransferase domain-containing protein, producing MKAIKLSFLAVVLVLAACESKSQTPEVQIEQEETLNIVEKQHYVHAHGMPTKGKILMVASSPAVSEQTGWPIGFWAAELTHPLHVFQESGYEVVLASTEGGAIVMDGYSNPTDPSGYSAHDVVSLGYMQQDWFNEMLQNTPRLTDINPDEYDAIFLVGGQGPMYTYRGNEDLENLFATFYESDKPSAAVCHSTTLLLEAKGSNGELLVKGKTWTGFANAEEDFADQAVGMKIQPYRIEDEAHKIEGTNFKVAQAFSSYAITDGNLVTGQQQNSGAAAARMVVNLLGE from the coding sequence ATGAAAGCAATTAAATTATCCTTTTTAGCCGTGGTTTTGGTGTTGGCTGCGTGCGAATCTAAATCTCAAACACCCGAAGTACAAATAGAGCAAGAGGAGACTTTAAACATCGTCGAGAAGCAACACTATGTCCATGCACATGGCATGCCGACAAAGGGAAAGATTTTGATGGTGGCCAGCAGTCCAGCAGTTTCTGAACAGACTGGTTGGCCTATAGGATTCTGGGCAGCAGAGCTGACTCATCCATTGCATGTTTTTCAAGAGTCCGGGTATGAGGTCGTTCTCGCTTCTACGGAAGGAGGAGCCATTGTTATGGATGGGTATTCCAATCCAACAGACCCAAGCGGGTATTCGGCGCATGACGTCGTATCCTTGGGCTACATGCAGCAGGACTGGTTCAATGAAATGCTGCAAAACACACCCAGGTTGACGGATATTAACCCTGATGAGTACGACGCGATATTTTTGGTTGGAGGTCAAGGGCCTATGTACACTTACCGAGGTAATGAGGACCTAGAAAACCTGTTTGCCACGTTCTACGAATCTGACAAGCCGAGTGCTGCCGTCTGTCATTCCACGACCTTATTGCTCGAAGCAAAGGGCAGCAATGGAGAATTATTGGTCAAAGGAAAAACCTGGACCGGGTTTGCCAATGCCGAGGAAGATTTTGCGGATCAAGCAGTAGGCATGAAGATTCAGCCTTATCGCATAGAGGATGAAGCGCATAAAATTGAGGGTACGAACTTCAAAGTAGCCCAAGCATTTTCATCCTATGCCATAACCGATGGAAATCTAGTTACGGGTCAACAACAAAACTCGGGAGCTGCCGCCGCGCGTATGGTGGTCAATCTCTTGGGAGAGTAA
- a CDS encoding helix-turn-helix transcriptional regulator: MPEFLYKNKLYYNPVEFAMDRIGGTWKMPILWRLKDQVMRYSELKRDIPHITDKMLTSQLRELEDEGFVHREVYPVVPPKVEYSMTEKGKTCIPIIETIRNYGLFLIDEEGIHH, encoded by the coding sequence ATGCCTGAATTTCTCTACAAGAACAAGCTCTACTACAATCCAGTAGAATTCGCCATGGACCGAATCGGCGGTACTTGGAAGATGCCTATTCTGTGGCGTTTAAAAGATCAAGTAATGCGCTACAGTGAGTTAAAAAGAGATATTCCACACATCACGGACAAAATGCTCACTTCCCAATTGAGGGAACTTGAGGATGAAGGATTTGTCCACAGAGAAGTCTATCCCGTGGTACCTCCAAAGGTGGAATACTCTATGACCGAAAAGGGAAAAACCTGTATTCCCATTATTGAAACCATACGCAATTATGGCCTCTTCCTTATTGATGAAGAGGGTATCCATCACTAA
- a CDS encoding arylsulfatase, whose protein sequence is MTRVLSILTLTTLLWSCAGPTQETDANTANNSGEIDRTVLPIQPPASPKITEMDARNAEKPEPFTVSAPEGAPNVLVIMIDDIGFGATTTFGGAINTPTFDRLANNGLKFNRFHTTALCSPTRASLLSGRNHHNVNVGSVMEVATGFYGNQGTRPDNAKYFAETLRQNGYSTAAFGKWHETATWEVSVSGPYTRWPTNSGFDKFFGFIGGETNQWDPVIFDGVTKVPKKDDPDYHFTTDMTNEAIKWVKFQQAMTPDKPFMIYYATGATHAPHHAPREWIDKYKGQFDDGWLALREATFARQKEMGVIPENAQLAPMPSDIKEWESLSDDERRLFAIQMETFAGFAEHTDNEVGRLVDAIDEIGELENTLIVYVMGDNGSSAEGGLEGTFNELVHLNGLFAEETVEGMLEHADDWGGPNSFPHMTAAWAVATDAPFKWTKQMAADFGGTRNGMVMHWPNGIDSKGEVRTQWHHVNDVAPTILEAANLPAPTSINGVQQIPMDGVSMLYAVDNADAADQHTVQYFEMFGNRAIYSEGWLARVVHMIPWVGKPEAPFADEKWELYNIEEDFSLVNNIADEHPEKLAELKELFEKEAIENHVYPLDDRLYERFNARIAGRPDLMGDRKTLTLAQGMDGILENTFLNVKNTSKTIVANVDLSGNDKGVILCQGGKFGGWALYMDNGVPAYTYNYFGLERYTISAPSAIQGDQAEIKLQFDYDGDGTGKGGTAKLYVDGALVAEGRVEKTQPAVFSADETADVGKDDATQVADLVFTDIEDSEFTGYVNSVTISIPE, encoded by the coding sequence ATGACTAGAGTTTTATCGATCCTGACCCTGACTACATTGCTGTGGTCTTGCGCAGGCCCAACACAGGAAACAGACGCCAATACAGCCAATAATAGTGGGGAAATAGACCGTACGGTACTGCCCATCCAACCTCCGGCAAGTCCAAAGATTACGGAAATGGATGCGCGAAATGCCGAAAAGCCAGAGCCGTTCACGGTCAGTGCCCCTGAAGGAGCCCCAAATGTCCTCGTCATTATGATTGACGACATTGGGTTCGGTGCAACCACCACCTTTGGTGGAGCCATCAACACGCCGACTTTCGATCGCTTGGCGAACAATGGTTTGAAATTCAATCGTTTCCATACCACAGCGCTTTGCTCCCCTACTCGTGCATCACTCTTGTCCGGTCGAAACCATCACAATGTCAATGTGGGTTCGGTTATGGAGGTTGCCACAGGATTCTACGGGAATCAAGGAACTCGTCCAGACAACGCCAAATACTTCGCGGAGACCTTGCGCCAGAATGGCTACTCCACGGCGGCTTTTGGAAAATGGCATGAAACGGCTACCTGGGAAGTCTCCGTATCTGGCCCGTACACGCGTTGGCCGACCAATTCGGGATTCGATAAGTTCTTCGGTTTTATCGGAGGAGAAACCAACCAGTGGGATCCGGTCATCTTTGACGGGGTGACCAAAGTGCCTAAGAAAGACGATCCGGATTATCACTTCACCACGGACATGACCAATGAGGCCATCAAATGGGTGAAGTTCCAACAAGCCATGACGCCGGATAAGCCCTTCATGATCTATTACGCAACAGGTGCGACACACGCACCTCACCACGCGCCAAGAGAGTGGATTGACAAGTACAAAGGGCAATTTGATGATGGGTGGTTGGCCCTTCGTGAAGCGACGTTTGCTCGACAAAAAGAAATGGGTGTGATCCCAGAAAATGCTCAACTAGCCCCTATGCCTTCAGATATTAAAGAATGGGAAAGCTTGAGCGATGATGAAAGAAGACTTTTTGCTATTCAAATGGAAACCTTTGCCGGTTTTGCGGAGCACACGGACAACGAAGTGGGCCGCTTGGTCGACGCGATTGACGAAATTGGGGAGTTGGAAAACACACTCATCGTATACGTGATGGGAGACAACGGCTCTAGTGCCGAAGGAGGACTTGAAGGCACCTTTAATGAACTAGTTCACTTGAACGGTTTGTTTGCCGAAGAGACTGTTGAGGGCATGCTTGAGCACGCTGATGATTGGGGAGGCCCTAACTCCTTCCCGCACATGACTGCTGCTTGGGCGGTAGCTACCGATGCTCCATTCAAATGGACCAAGCAGATGGCCGCAGATTTTGGAGGAACACGAAACGGGATGGTCATGCACTGGCCTAACGGAATTGACTCCAAAGGAGAAGTACGTACACAATGGCATCATGTCAATGATGTAGCACCAACCATCCTCGAAGCAGCCAATCTCCCGGCACCAACATCTATCAATGGTGTTCAGCAAATTCCCATGGATGGGGTGAGTATGCTCTACGCAGTGGACAATGCTGATGCTGCGGATCAACACACGGTACAATACTTCGAAATGTTTGGGAACCGCGCTATTTACAGCGAGGGATGGTTGGCCCGGGTGGTGCACATGATTCCTTGGGTGGGCAAGCCCGAAGCTCCTTTTGCCGATGAGAAGTGGGAACTCTACAACATTGAAGAGGACTTCAGCCTCGTGAACAACATTGCCGATGAGCACCCAGAAAAACTTGCAGAGCTCAAAGAACTCTTCGAAAAAGAGGCCATCGAGAATCACGTATATCCTCTGGACGATCGTCTGTATGAGCGCTTTAACGCCCGCATCGCTGGTCGCCCTGACTTAATGGGTGATCGCAAGACACTGACCCTAGCACAGGGCATGGATGGAATCTTGGAGAACACGTTCCTGAACGTTAAGAACACGTCGAAAACCATCGTAGCTAACGTCGATCTTTCCGGAAACGACAAAGGAGTCATCCTATGCCAAGGAGGTAAGTTCGGTGGATGGGCGCTGTACATGGATAATGGAGTTCCTGCCTACACCTACAATTACTTTGGTTTAGAGCGCTACACTATTTCTGCGCCCTCTGCGATTCAAGGGGATCAAGCCGAAATCAAGCTACAATTCGACTACGACGGAGATGGAACTGGAAAGGGAGGTACAGCGAAATTGTACGTGGATGGTGCCTTGGTAGCTGAGGGTCGCGTTGAAAAAACGCAGCCTGCTGTTTTCTCAGCGGATGAAACGGCTGATGTGGGTAAAGACGATGCCACGCAAGTCGCCGATCTCGTCTTTACGGATATTGAGGACTCCGAGTTTACGGGATATGTTAATTCCGTGACGATTAGTATTCCGGAATAA
- a CDS encoding aldehyde reductase has product MKKVLLTGISGYIGQHCAVELLRHGYAVKGSVRNLNKAESISAHIERHVDPKGNLSYVELDLLSDKGWDAALEGVDFVMHVASPFVSREPKNENELIKPAVEGTMRALQAAKKAGIKRVVLTSSMVAMLGDLNGDMHINDKSWTELNAKHITAYLKSKTMAEQAAWKFIEEQEGEDRMELVTVHPGPVYGPTLSDNLNGESMSLFKGLITGKIPRLMDASINMSDVRDVAKIHVLALENEKAANRRFIVASEKSYSYKDLAQVLSDNDFDRVGTKLAPTFLIKLLAKVSSEYRGYMPYVGKAYQGNVQPTMETFDWTPMPFDKMIVDTGQSVQRVLSA; this is encoded by the coding sequence ATGAAAAAGGTATTACTCACAGGTATTTCAGGATACATTGGACAGCACTGTGCTGTCGAACTTTTGCGTCATGGTTACGCAGTCAAAGGGTCCGTTCGAAACTTAAATAAGGCCGAGAGCATTTCGGCACATATTGAACGCCATGTAGATCCAAAGGGAAATTTGAGCTATGTGGAACTTGACCTGCTGTCCGATAAGGGATGGGACGCCGCTCTTGAGGGCGTTGACTTTGTGATGCACGTTGCTTCGCCATTTGTATCTCGTGAACCCAAGAATGAAAATGAATTGATCAAGCCGGCAGTAGAAGGCACCATGCGTGCCCTTCAAGCGGCTAAAAAAGCAGGCATCAAACGCGTGGTGCTCACCTCCTCTATGGTAGCTATGTTGGGCGACCTCAATGGAGACATGCACATCAACGACAAGAGTTGGACAGAACTCAATGCCAAGCATATCACGGCCTATTTGAAAAGTAAAACCATGGCCGAACAAGCGGCGTGGAAGTTTATCGAGGAGCAAGAAGGTGAGGATCGCATGGAGTTGGTAACGGTTCATCCTGGTCCGGTCTATGGTCCAACGCTATCCGATAATTTGAATGGCGAATCCATGTCTCTCTTTAAAGGACTTATTACCGGTAAGATCCCTCGTCTTATGGATGCGTCCATTAACATGTCGGATGTTCGTGACGTTGCTAAAATTCACGTGTTAGCTCTGGAAAACGAGAAAGCTGCCAATCGACGGTTTATCGTAGCCAGTGAGAAGTCTTATTCGTACAAAGATCTGGCTCAGGTATTGAGCGATAATGACTTTGATCGTGTGGGAACTAAATTGGCTCCAACCTTTTTAATCAAGTTATTAGCTAAGGTGAGTTCCGAATACCGCGGGTATATGCCGTATGTCGGAAAGGCCTACCAAGGGAATGTGCAACCAACGATGGAAACTTTCGATTGGACGCCAATGCCTTTTGATAAGATGATTGTGGATACCGGTCAATCGGTACAGCGGGTGTTAAGCGCATAA
- a CDS encoding helix-turn-helix transcriptional regulator translates to MKSFFRTRCPITSALDLVGDKWSLVIVKQMLLEGRFTFKDFTEGDEGIATNILSSRLKMLEEFGVVQKLSMPNNKKSKLYVLTEKGLSLTPIIMELTFWSRDHLQDVHPNLNDEYDLTDIRKNKEETFARVIERYRSQAKELTDEELFMKQ, encoded by the coding sequence ATGAAGTCTTTCTTTCGCACTCGATGTCCCATCACCTCTGCCCTCGATTTAGTCGGGGACAAGTGGTCATTGGTCATTGTAAAGCAAATGCTCTTGGAAGGGCGTTTCACCTTCAAGGACTTTACCGAAGGAGATGAAGGAATTGCCACCAACATATTGTCTTCTAGATTAAAAATGCTTGAGGAATTCGGTGTTGTTCAAAAGCTCTCCATGCCCAACAACAAAAAGAGCAAGCTTTATGTGCTCACAGAAAAAGGGCTTTCCTTAACTCCCATTATTATGGAATTGACGTTTTGGAGTCGGGATCATCTGCAAGATGTACATCCCAATTTAAACGACGAATACGACTTAACGGACATCCGTAAGAATAAGGAAGAGACTTTTGCCCGCGTCATTGAACGCTATAGAAGTCAAGCAAAGGAACTGACCGATGAAGAATTATTCATGAAGCAATGA